Proteins from a genomic interval of Harpia harpyja isolate bHarHar1 chromosome 7, bHarHar1 primary haplotype, whole genome shotgun sequence:
- the LRRFIP1 gene encoding leucine-rich repeat flightless-interacting protein 1 isoform X33, which translates to MGTQGAGRKRLPNRERLTAEDDALNQIAREAEARLAAKRAARAEAREIRMKELERQQKEEDSERYSRRARRNASASDEDERMSVGSRGSLRIEERPEKDFEKGARTVSSLSAATLASLGGTSSRRGSGDTSISADTEASIREIKDSLAEVEEKYKKAMVSNAQLDNEKTNFMYQVDTLKDALLELEEQLAESRRQYEEKSKEFEREKHAHNILQFQFMEIKEALKQREEMLAKHGIIPDSDIATNGETSDILDNEGHLDSSKTVPGTTLALKAGGDGTLGKANEVDMKNEFLKDMGKREILQNTEREEHKEESEEQEVQTLHADENAKAEKMVEERDALSTVMLPDSRFTEQIQSLTERVSGSTSSNDDGDPDDLRKVTESAGTAVQQPASMEAEHHDLNARTNQNLEVGSLQGHQIFETPQEMPSDLGTEHELEKAALKWEEREDLKTSHALNGNEIDQEATITSESCELVSNQAGLPEVPVAGSLNEEVNLESHTKGLQHSEESAENKVTNVLQEKFFESKDCLEGRIDKTGGDRGEEENEVGIAVQGQMGEMESVGLEGKESCESGVPADTSENKGGGDQACIQPFSSEDSPSASSEGQNKLDKTDLENAMAEKDGQQEELIEELEMCSDSAETGEQDKASVEAVGGISEVKGSMLHQAEPDTDIVKEVTTQETSLDPSLLDDEIKESELETGDESGKGKESRIEWVEDSKPRAEVQTIHCSEETTGDTVGEKNIPLEGEVQNVVEQEEGESKEESTVDVSVTTENKVDKEALKENEQELELVDHHGGGFASEESADNSLAQKAEQDEDVSEQVKLEAQVEERLEDDGDAFDFDEESKQILETDEKCDGEKADTQKEEGGGVNGAVGKTAQTDEAGERTDKIETEDALTEDDSLQHKKGDEPEETGCLQGEASWKTDEKTDVIEDEIKSSDSNKVEKIADENVLEQDLESAGNNRDESKEDLQGGRRGRGKPRDDCIIS; encoded by the exons ATTGAGGAAAGGCCAGAAAAAGACTTTGAGAAG GGAGCACGTACTGTTTCAAGTTTATCAGCAGCTACCTTAGCTTCTCTGGGCGGGACTTCTTCACGAAGAGGCAGTGGGGATACATCTATCTCAGCTGATACAGAGGCATCTATTAGAGAAATAAAG GACTCTCTAGCCGAAGTCgaagagaaatacaaaaaggCTATGGTGTCAAATGCTCAACTAGacaatgaaaaaacaaatttCATGTACCAAGTAGATACCCTGAAGGATGCGCTCTTAGAGTTAGAAGAACAGCTGGCAGAATCCAGGcggcaatatgaagaaaaaagtaaa GAATTTGAGAGGGAGAAGCATGCTCATAACATATTGCAGTTTCAGTTCATGGAAATCAAAGAGGCTttgaagcaaagagaagaaatgcttGCA AAACATGGCATAATCCCAGACTCTGACATAGCCACCAATGGGGAGACATCAGACATTCTTGATAATGAAGGACACTTGGATTCTTCCAAAACTGTTCCAGGCACAACTCTGGCATtaaaggcaggaggggatgggacGCTAG GCAAAGCCAATGAAGTGGACATGAAAAATGAGTTTTTGAAGGATATGGGGAAAAGAGAAATCTTGCAGAATACTGAGCGTGAGGAACACAAAGAGGAGTCTGAGGAGCAGGAAGTACAGACATTGCATGCTGATGaaaatgcaaaggcagaaaaaatggtTGAAGAACGTGATGCCCTGTCAACAGTGATGTTACCAGATAGTAGGTTTACAGAACAGATTCAAAGCCTTACAGAACGTGTATCAGGGAGCACTTCTTCAAATGATGATGGTGATCCAGATGATTTAAGAAAGGTGACAGAGTCTGCAGGCACAGCAGTCCAGCAGCCTGCTAGTATGGAGGCTGAACACCATGACTTAAATGCCAGGACAAATCAGAACTTGGAGGTGGGCTCTCTGCAAGGTCATCAGATTTTTGAGACTCCTCAGGAAATGCCTAGTGACTTAGGTACAGAGCATGAACTGGAAAAAGCTGCACTCAAATGGGAAGAACGAGAGGATCTTAAAACTAGCCATGCCCTGAATGGTAATGAAATAGATCAGGAAGCCACCATTACAAGTGAGAGCTGTGAGTTGGTTTCTAACCAGGCAGGGCTACCAGAGGTTCCAGTAGCAGGCTCACTTAATGAAGAGGTAAACTTGGAGAGTCACACCAAGGGACTCCAGCACTCAGAAGAAAGTGCTGAAAACAAGGTTACAAATGTCTTGCAGGAAAagttttttgaaagcaaagactGCCTTGAGGGAAGAATTGATAAAACGGGAGGTGATagaggtgaagaagaaaatgaggttGGGATTGCAGTTCAGGGTCAGATGGGGGAAATGGAATCTGTGGGTTTGGAGGGGAAGGAGTCATGTGAAAGCGGTGTCCCAGCAGATACAAGTGAAAACAAAGGTGGAGGAGATCAGGCATGCATCCAACCATTTTCTTCAGAGGACAGTCCTTCAGCATCATCAGAGGGACAAAATAAGCTAGATAAAACTGACCTTGAAAATGCTATGGCTGAGAAGGACGGACAGCAGGAAGAACTAATAGAAGAGTTGGAAATGTGTTCAGATTCTGCAGAAACAGGTGAGCAAGATAAGGCATCTGTGGAGGCTGTAGGTGGTATTAGTGAGGTAAAAGGAAGCATGCTGCATCAGGCAGAGCCAGACACAGACATTGTGAAAGAGGTGACGACTCAGGAAACCAGTTTAGACCCAAGTCTTTTAGATGATGAAATTAAGGAGTCAGAATTGGAAACAGGGGATGAgtctgggaaaggaaaggaaagtagGATAGAATGGGTAGAAGATTCAAAACCAAGGGCAGAAGTTCAAACAATTCATTGTAGTGAAGAAACAACGGGTGATACagtgggagagaaaaatattcctttaGAAGGTGAAGTGCAGAATGTAGTTGAACAAGAGGAAGGTGAATCTAAAGAGGAGTCAACTGTAGATGTTAGTGTAACTACTGAAAACAAAGTTGATAAAGaagcactgaaagaaaatgagcaagaGTTAGAGCTTGTGGACCACCATGGTGGTGGATTTGCTTCTGAGGAAAGTGCAGATAATTCCCTGGCACAGAAAGCTGAGCAGGATGAAGATGTTAGTGAACAAGTTAAATTGGAGGCTCAAGTAGAGGAAAGACTGGAAGATGATGGTGATGCATTTGATTTTGATGAAGAGTCAAAACAGATACTAGAAACTGATGAAAAATGTGATGGAGAGAAAGCTGATACACAGAAAGAAGAGGGTGGTGGAGTAAATGGTGCTGTTGGAAAAACTGCCCAAACAGATGAAGCTGGAGAAAGAACAGACAAAATAGAAACTGAAGATGCCTTGACTGAAGATGACAGCTTGCAGCATAAAAAAGGAGATGAGCCTGAAGAAACAGGGTGCTTGCAAGGGGAAGCATCATGGAAAACTGATGAGAAGACTGATGTGATAGAAGATGAAATCAAATCATCAGATTCtaacaaagtggaaaaaatagcagatgaaaatgttttggaaCAGGATTTGGAAAGTGCTGGCAATAACAGGGATGAAAGCAAGGAGGATTTGCAGGGTGGCAGAAGGGGTAGGGGTAAACCCAGAGATGACTGTATAATATCATAA
- the LRRFIP1 gene encoding leucine-rich repeat flightless-interacting protein 1 isoform X35, which produces MVSNAQLDNEKTNFMYQVDTLKDALLELEEQLAESRRQYEEKSKEFEREKHAHNILQFQFMEIKEALKQREEMLAEIQQLQQKQQSYVREISDLQETIEWKDKKIGALERQKDFFDSIRSERDDLRDEVVVLKEQLKKHGIIPDSDIATNGETSDILDNEGHLDSSKTVPGTTLALKAGGDGTLGKANEVDMKNEFLKDMGKREILQNTEREEHKEESEEQEVQTLHADENAKAEKMVEERDALSTVMLPDSRFTEQIQSLTERVSGSTSSNDDGDPDDLRKVTESAGTAVQQPASMEAEHHDLNARTNQNLEVGSLQGHQIFETPQEMPSDLGTEHELEKAALKWEEREDLKTSHALNGNEIDQEATITSESCELVSNQAGLPEVPVAGSLNEEVNLESHTKGLQHSEESAENKVTNVLQEKFFESKDCLEGRIDKTGGDRGEEENEVGIAVQGQMGEMESVGLEGKESCESGVPADTSENKGGGDQACIQPFSSEDSPSASSEGQNKLDKTDLENAMAEKDGQQEELIEELEMCSDSAETGEQDKASVEAVGGISEVKGSMLHQAEPDTDIVKEVTTQETSLDPSLLDDEIKESELETGDESGKGKESRIEWVEDSKPRAEVQTIHCSEETTGDTVGEKNIPLEGEVQNVVEQEEGESKEESTVDVSVTTENKVDKEALKENEQELELVDHHGGGFASEESADNSLAQKAEQDEDVSEQVKLEAQVEERLEDDGDAFDFDEESKQILETDEKCDGEKADTQKEEGGGVNGAVGKTAQTDEAGERTDKIETEDALTEDDSLQHKKGDEPEETGCLQGEASWKTDEKTDVIEDEIKSSDSNKVEKIADENVLEQDLESAGNNRDESKEDLQGGRRGRGKPRDDCIIS; this is translated from the exons ATGGTGTCAAATGCTCAACTAGacaatgaaaaaacaaatttCATGTACCAAGTAGATACCCTGAAGGATGCGCTCTTAGAGTTAGAAGAACAGCTGGCAGAATCCAGGcggcaatatgaagaaaaaagtaaa GAATTTGAGAGGGAGAAGCATGCTCATAACATATTGCAGTTTCAGTTCATGGAAATCAAAGAGGCTttgaagcaaagagaagaaatgcttGCA GAAATCCAGCAGCtgcaacagaaacagcagagctATGTCAGGGAAATTTCTGATCTTCAGGAGACAATAgaatggaaagacaaaaaaataggG GCATTAGAGAGGCAGAAAGATTTCTTTGATTCCATAAGGAGTGAGCGGGATGACCTTAGAGATGAAGTGGTTGTGCTGAAGGAGCAACTGAAG AAACATGGCATAATCCCAGACTCTGACATAGCCACCAATGGGGAGACATCAGACATTCTTGATAATGAAGGACACTTGGATTCTTCCAAAACTGTTCCAGGCACAACTCTGGCATtaaaggcaggaggggatgggacGCTAG GCAAAGCCAATGAAGTGGACATGAAAAATGAGTTTTTGAAGGATATGGGGAAAAGAGAAATCTTGCAGAATACTGAGCGTGAGGAACACAAAGAGGAGTCTGAGGAGCAGGAAGTACAGACATTGCATGCTGATGaaaatgcaaaggcagaaaaaatggtTGAAGAACGTGATGCCCTGTCAACAGTGATGTTACCAGATAGTAGGTTTACAGAACAGATTCAAAGCCTTACAGAACGTGTATCAGGGAGCACTTCTTCAAATGATGATGGTGATCCAGATGATTTAAGAAAGGTGACAGAGTCTGCAGGCACAGCAGTCCAGCAGCCTGCTAGTATGGAGGCTGAACACCATGACTTAAATGCCAGGACAAATCAGAACTTGGAGGTGGGCTCTCTGCAAGGTCATCAGATTTTTGAGACTCCTCAGGAAATGCCTAGTGACTTAGGTACAGAGCATGAACTGGAAAAAGCTGCACTCAAATGGGAAGAACGAGAGGATCTTAAAACTAGCCATGCCCTGAATGGTAATGAAATAGATCAGGAAGCCACCATTACAAGTGAGAGCTGTGAGTTGGTTTCTAACCAGGCAGGGCTACCAGAGGTTCCAGTAGCAGGCTCACTTAATGAAGAGGTAAACTTGGAGAGTCACACCAAGGGACTCCAGCACTCAGAAGAAAGTGCTGAAAACAAGGTTACAAATGTCTTGCAGGAAAagttttttgaaagcaaagactGCCTTGAGGGAAGAATTGATAAAACGGGAGGTGATagaggtgaagaagaaaatgaggttGGGATTGCAGTTCAGGGTCAGATGGGGGAAATGGAATCTGTGGGTTTGGAGGGGAAGGAGTCATGTGAAAGCGGTGTCCCAGCAGATACAAGTGAAAACAAAGGTGGAGGAGATCAGGCATGCATCCAACCATTTTCTTCAGAGGACAGTCCTTCAGCATCATCAGAGGGACAAAATAAGCTAGATAAAACTGACCTTGAAAATGCTATGGCTGAGAAGGACGGACAGCAGGAAGAACTAATAGAAGAGTTGGAAATGTGTTCAGATTCTGCAGAAACAGGTGAGCAAGATAAGGCATCTGTGGAGGCTGTAGGTGGTATTAGTGAGGTAAAAGGAAGCATGCTGCATCAGGCAGAGCCAGACACAGACATTGTGAAAGAGGTGACGACTCAGGAAACCAGTTTAGACCCAAGTCTTTTAGATGATGAAATTAAGGAGTCAGAATTGGAAACAGGGGATGAgtctgggaaaggaaaggaaagtagGATAGAATGGGTAGAAGATTCAAAACCAAGGGCAGAAGTTCAAACAATTCATTGTAGTGAAGAAACAACGGGTGATACagtgggagagaaaaatattcctttaGAAGGTGAAGTGCAGAATGTAGTTGAACAAGAGGAAGGTGAATCTAAAGAGGAGTCAACTGTAGATGTTAGTGTAACTACTGAAAACAAAGTTGATAAAGaagcactgaaagaaaatgagcaagaGTTAGAGCTTGTGGACCACCATGGTGGTGGATTTGCTTCTGAGGAAAGTGCAGATAATTCCCTGGCACAGAAAGCTGAGCAGGATGAAGATGTTAGTGAACAAGTTAAATTGGAGGCTCAAGTAGAGGAAAGACTGGAAGATGATGGTGATGCATTTGATTTTGATGAAGAGTCAAAACAGATACTAGAAACTGATGAAAAATGTGATGGAGAGAAAGCTGATACACAGAAAGAAGAGGGTGGTGGAGTAAATGGTGCTGTTGGAAAAACTGCCCAAACAGATGAAGCTGGAGAAAGAACAGACAAAATAGAAACTGAAGATGCCTTGACTGAAGATGACAGCTTGCAGCATAAAAAAGGAGATGAGCCTGAAGAAACAGGGTGCTTGCAAGGGGAAGCATCATGGAAAACTGATGAGAAGACTGATGTGATAGAAGATGAAATCAAATCATCAGATTCtaacaaagtggaaaaaatagcagatgaaaatgttttggaaCAGGATTTGGAAAGTGCTGGCAATAACAGGGATGAAAGCAAGGAGGATTTGCAGGGTGGCAGAAGGGGTAGGGGTAAACCCAGAGATGACTGTATAATATCATAA